The DNA window CTCACTTCTCCGCACCATGATCATAAGCTTCGTGATGATAGCGCTCTGGAGTTCTGGTATGTCTTCAATTACCTCAGATACCACTCGTAAGGCATTTTTTTGAACAGTCCAAAGGTCATCGTCCAGAAGTTTTATGATCTCCCTCAAGAAGTCCCTATCAACGACCGCCTTTGTGACTATCTCCTGCATTCTCTCTCCAGTTGCCAGAGCTTCCCTGAGATCCAGCTCTTCTTCCATCCTCCCACCATACTACAAATCGGCAAAGTTTTATATTAATCTTTTCATCGTACTAATCGGGTGAAGCACATGAGATGGATAATAACAATGTTGGGGCTCTCATTAGTTTTAGTTGTGCTTTTTCTCCCAGCTGTTTCCAGTTCAGACAGTCCAGTGCTTTGGAAAGGCTCCGTTTGTACCGATGTGCCCTACCAAAAGACAATTGAGGCCGTTGCAATAACTAACTCAACCATCTACGCGGCCTGCTCCTACCGTCAGGTCACTAACTCTTCAGGATTGATCGGTGTATACTACCTTGGGACCCTGTCCGCTTATTCACTCAATGGTTCAAAACTGTGGGAAAACTCCTCTGGTTATGTCGTCAAACTCTATCCCCTCGACGGAAGTGTTCTTGTAGACAGTCTGGGTGGGCTTGTTCTCTTTGACAATTCTGGCAGAGTGATGTCGGTCGCAAACACCGTGGGTAAGCTCTACGACTTCACAGTTAAGGACACCATAGTTTACGCGGTTGATGGAGACTATTTTATATCTGGCCCGAACTCCCCAGCAACGTACAAAGGCCATCTCTACGCCTTTAAACTTGGAAAAAGCCCAACTCCCATCTGGAATGTCTCGATTGATGACATGCTCTCAAGGGTAAGGGTTGGGGAAGGGGTTATTTATGCATCCTCTGGGTTCCCCTCCGGATATTCATTCTCAGATCAGTTCGGTTCTATCTACGCGTTCTCTGCCGATGGCAAACCACTCTGGAACATAACCCTCGGACACTGGGTTAGGGATATAGAGGTTTGGAAGGGTAGTGCTCTTCTCGGGACGGGTTTTAACAATTCAAAGGGGGAGCTTTATCTGCTCTCCCCAGCTGGAAAAATCTTAATGGAGCAGAGTACTTTCTACGTTGAGGACATTCTCGTACTCGGAGACACTGCCTATGTTTCTGGCTATGACGGGCAAAACGGCACCGTGATTTCCCTTAATCTCCCATCCGGGAAGGTGCTCTGGGAGCAGAAGCTCCCTTATAGGGCCAAGGTACTGGCGTATTCGGATGGGTTCCTTCTAGTCGGTGTAGGTAAGTTCGAGCAGAGAACTGAAAACGGCACGACATATATCTACAGCGTTGGCTCTCTCTACCTCCTCAACCCAAAGAATGGAGAGATCATCGGAAGCGTTCCGAACACCGGTTACGCGAGGAGTATTGCTGTTCTTGGAGACAAAGCAGTTATTGGAACAGCTAGTTCAGATTTCTACGTAATCGATCTAAGCTCATTTAAACATGAAGAGTCCATATGTGGCCCAGCGACGATAGCTGTGCTGCCAGTACTTTTTGGACTTTTAATTCGCAAATTATGAGCATTTTTTACTTTTTCATCGACTTGCATAACGGTTAGAATTGGAGATTTTACAAATAGTTGCTGATAAAACCATAATCTTGAACAGCTATAATATGCCTGAATGTTATACTATTAATGGGTCTTGGAACCATACAAAGGACATAATTTATACGAAAAAGTTATATACTTTCCAACTACTAATCATACTATAAGAATTATATCCAACTAATCCAATGCAAGAGGGCTACAATCAGCACAGAACCTCTGGGGGTGACAGGATGAACTCGGTAGTGATCGAGCCTCAGGTGTTACGTTCCCTTCATCGCAGCGAGCTCAGAAAGAGGATACTAATGTACCTCAACGAGATATACCCATCTGCCACATACTTATCCGAGATAGCGAGGGTAATCGGCTCCGATCCATCCAACGTTCGGGGAGCACTGGTCGGCCTCGGGAACCGGTACAACAACGAAAGTTCCCTCGTTTATCTTGGCCTTGTTGAAGAGATAAGCAGGAACGGCTTTAAGTACTATCGCCTGACAGAATATGGCAAGAAAGTCGTTGATTACCTAAAAGAGTACCACCGCTACTACAGACGCTTCCTGTGAGGTGGAGATATGTCCACCTCCTCGGTTCGCGCAGTTGATATCAACTTAGATCTTATGACCGAGCTGTCTCTGTTTTTCCTAGTTTCGCTCGGGACAAAGCGGGGCATTTTCTCGGCACTTTCAAAGCGGCCACTCATCTCCAGGTTCATGGACGATGTCGGTATTCCCAACAGGAGGCTCCTCTCCCGCTTTTTAACGACCCTCAACAGGCTGGGTATCGCTAGGACCACAAATGACCACCTTGAGCTGGTGGACTTCTCCCACAACTTAGTCATTACTAAAGACAGATACAGTGCACTAGTCCCCGACTGGGCGTCTGTCCTTGAGGAGATATACAAGATGGTTGATTATGCATTCATAACCCCCACACACCCCCAGATACTCATGGACTTCGATAAAGACGCTGATTTCTGGGATATGAGGATGAGCACGAGCTTCTCTTCCCTTTACCGTCAGGCAATAGCTGAAGTGGCGGGCATAAAAGCCGGTATGTCCGTTTTAGACATTGGTTGTGGTTCAGTCTCTCCTGCCTATTTTGGGAGACTCGTTGGGTACAATGGATTCTACCTTGGTCTTGACTATTCCTATGCACTCCTGGATATAGCCCGCACCAGAATAGCCGGTGAATCCCTCCCCGTCGTTCTCAAAGAAATGGATGCCACACTTATACGCCCCGTGAACTCCTATGATGTTGTGATAATGAGCTTTTTCCTTGAGTATGTGCAGAATCGAAGGAGAATCCTAAAAAACGCCCTTGAAGGACTTAAGAGAGGGGGAAAGCTAGTCATTGTCGACCCCTTCAGGGACAGGTTCAAATATGTTCATGCCCTGGAGTTTTTTGAGTC is part of the Thermococcus stetteri genome and encodes:
- a CDS encoding outer membrane protein assembly factor BamB family protein, translating into MRWIITMLGLSLVLVVLFLPAVSSSDSPVLWKGSVCTDVPYQKTIEAVAITNSTIYAACSYRQVTNSSGLIGVYYLGTLSAYSLNGSKLWENSSGYVVKLYPLDGSVLVDSLGGLVLFDNSGRVMSVANTVGKLYDFTVKDTIVYAVDGDYFISGPNSPATYKGHLYAFKLGKSPTPIWNVSIDDMLSRVRVGEGVIYASSGFPSGYSFSDQFGSIYAFSADGKPLWNITLGHWVRDIEVWKGSALLGTGFNNSKGELYLLSPAGKILMEQSTFYVEDILVLGDTAYVSGYDGQNGTVISLNLPSGKVLWEQKLPYRAKVLAYSDGFLLVGVGKFEQRTENGTTYIYSVGSLYLLNPKNGEIIGSVPNTGYARSIAVLGDKAVIGTASSDFYVIDLSSFKHEESICGPATIAVLPVLFGLLIRKL
- a CDS encoding helix-turn-helix domain-containing protein; its protein translation is MNSVVIEPQVLRSLHRSELRKRILMYLNEIYPSATYLSEIARVIGSDPSNVRGALVGLGNRYNNESSLVYLGLVEEISRNGFKYYRLTEYGKKVVDYLKEYHRYYRRFL
- a CDS encoding class I SAM-dependent methyltransferase, which produces MSTSSVRAVDINLDLMTELSLFFLVSLGTKRGIFSALSKRPLISRFMDDVGIPNRRLLSRFLTTLNRLGIARTTNDHLELVDFSHNLVITKDRYSALVPDWASVLEEIYKMVDYAFITPTHPQILMDFDKDADFWDMRMSTSFSSLYRQAIAEVAGIKAGMSVLDIGCGSVSPAYFGRLVGYNGFYLGLDYSYALLDIARTRIAGESLPVVLKEMDATLIRPVNSYDVVIMSFFLEYVQNRRRILKNALEGLKRGGKLVIVDPFRDRFKYVHALEFFESLNRDFVGFPSVSEIKEIVSSLDFEVSVKSPGRSFLLLEKL